Proteins encoded by one window of Catharus ustulatus isolate bCatUst1 chromosome Z, bCatUst1.pri.v2, whole genome shotgun sequence:
- the KIF27 gene encoding kinesin-like protein KIF27 isoform X1, whose protein sequence is MEEIPVKVAVRVRPLLSKEILHNHQVCVRLVPNAKQVIIGKDHVFTFDFVFGKNSSQEEVYAVCIKPLLVSLTEGYNATVFAYGQTGSGKTYTIGGDRIESLAVDERGIIPRAIQELFHHISEHRNIDFHVKVSYIEVYKEELRDLLDLESSVKELHIREDEKGNTVIVGAKEFHVECADEVISLLESGNAARHTGTTQMNEHSSRSHAIFTISIHQKQSAEFQKNTDAAQDSIASKFHFVDLAGSERVAKTGNTGERFKESIQINSGLLALGNVISALGDPKRKSVHIPYRDAKITRILKDSLGGNAKTVMITCISPSSLDFDESLNSLKYANRAKNIRNKPVVNYNPEKDRIDEMELEIRLLREALQSQQISNQHLHDVNEEKARISSLEEQLTRLQVQYFSYRNCVDEAFPFLVDLNDDVSLRRSQRDRLQSWITMVEKVRKEALTIQETDAGTETSPVPQHITILQLKRELKKCQQVLVMDEELFSQKNHEVQTLQNQKKTLIQEKKELQEFLKEAQETQRLQTETMVEQQMLIVQLKLKLEKFTDVKSLDFPRAYEDGPAVMAFARTSYSVPVTKNLLRPFHLPSGTEIQKEYTSPPVLSLAQIMAEFYVRRQIILSKLEDQDKVLHHHLCDQSDEEEDNIGSEEKTSYKHCLNRTWTQNHTSLYFLPDVKDIKCQVDKSGLSNKPALQTDTTTGEEIDSLQKIHVFNMQKLKDSELRLAEAEQKIRELSLTIKRKEDLIKELVRTGKDAQSVSRQYSLKISKLEQEIEHAKRELSETQKQLLELDSKELRDIPEKVMLQKECQKKMEAAKLKVQTLQKKQQDTKNLASLSKQSEREARELEQKVAQMKHQQSQIQKRLCEESEKKKQLEAELQQDQQQIKELQLKMEQQQKILKLKDKEIAAFKKKKNNSVETPQKLQKLEQQKKWLDEEMERILQQHQQLAELEEDLKKREAIVAKKEALLQEKSHLEIKKLRSSQALNEDSMKLSTRLSMLNQELCDKSMQLQGSTTEDKSDILEKIQSLQMERDQLLRRKDSMDEKMKDGKVLSTEEEHILFQLEEGIEALAAAIDYKNESIHNRQHLLRSSSQCLSQSEHNVIGKLVSLSAAELRAIIISYFNKIVGLRVSERKLQVQIEEQEMKSIQQKNIMRELESALEHIKSQCDRQLTHQRREHEKKVQFILNHFKEQHSEGVAETVKGYEVKIQQLEKDLFFYKKTSRELKKKLKGLLGESSE, encoded by the exons ATGGAAGAGATCCCAGTTAAAGTTGCAGTCCGAGTCAGACCTCTACTTTCCAAAGAAATACTTCATAACCACCAAGTCTGTGTCAGATTAGTCCCAAATGCTAAACAAGTTATCATTGGGAAGGACCATGTCTTCacttttgattttgtgtttggcAAAAACTCATCCCAAGAAGAAGTTTATGCTGTTTGCATTAAGCCTCTTCTAGTGTCTCTGACTGAAGGATACAATGCTACAGTGTTTGCTTATGGACAAACTGGTTCTGGGAAGACTTACACCATCGGTGGTGACCGCATTG aatCACTTGCAGTGGATGAAAGGGGTATAATCCCACGGGCTATTCAGGAATTATTTCATCATATTTCTGAACATCGTAATATTGACTTCCATGTGAAGGTATCCTATATAGAGGTTTACAAGGAAGAACTTCGAGATTTGTTGGATTTGGAGAGCTCTGTAAAAGAACTACACATCCGAGAAGATGAGAAGGGAAATACAG TGATTGTCGGTGCCAAGGAATTCCATGTAGAATGTGCAGATGAAGTGATAAGCCTGCTGGAAAGTGGCAATGCAGCTCGTCACACAGGCACAACACAGATGAATGAGCACTCTAGTCGATCTCATGCCATTTTTACCATCAGTATTCATCAGAAGCAGTCTGCAGAGTTTCAGAAAAATACTGATGCTGCACAGGATTCGATTGCTTCAAAGTTTCATTTTGTGGATTTGGCAGGATCAGAGAGAGTAGCAAAGACTGGAAATACTGGTGAACGCTTCAAAGAATCAATTCAAATCAATAGTGGTCTCTTGGCCTTAGGAAATGTCATCAGTGCCCTTGGAGACCCTAAAAGGAAAAGTGTACATATTCCGTACAGGGATGCTAAAATCACTCGTATTCTGAAAGACTCCCTTGGAGGAAATGCCAAGACTGTTATGATAACATGTATAAGTCCATCCTCACTGGACTTTGATGAATCTTTAAATTCCCTCAAATATGCCAACAGAGccaaaaatattagaaataaacCAGTAGTAAATTACAACCCAGAAAAGGACCGAATTGATGAAATGGAACTTGAAATCAGATTGCTTCGGGAAGCTTTGCAGAGCCAGCAGATCAGTAATCAGCATTTACATGATGTTAATGAAGAAAAAGCCCGTATCAGTTCACTTGAGGAACAGCTCACCCGCCTTCAAGTTCAATATTTCAGTTACAGAAATTGTGTAGATGAAGCCTTCCCCTTTCTGGTTGATTTGAATGATGATGTTAGCTTAAGAAGAAGTCAGCGGGACAGGTTGCAGAGCTGGATCACTATGGTAGAGAAAGTAAGGAAGGAAGCTCTCACCATCCAGGAAACTGACGCAGGGACTGAAACCAGCCCAGTACCACAACACATCACAATTCTTCAGCTGAAGAGGGAGCTAAAGAAATGCCAG CAGGTACTAGTTATGGATGAGGAACTATTTAGCCAGAAGAATCATGAAGTGCAGACACTGCAGAACCAGAAAAAGACATTAatacaagaaaagaaagaactacaggaatttttaaaggaGGCTCAAGAAACACAAAGATTACAG aCTGAGACAATGGTGGAACAGCAAATGCTCATTGTTCAGCTAAAACTGAAATTAGAGAAGTTTACAGATGTGAAATCTTTAGATTTCCCAAGGGCTTATGAAGATGGGCCAGCTGTCATGGCATTTGCTAGGACGTCCTATAGTGTCCCAGTGACAAAAAACCTGCTACGCCCCTTTCACCTGCCTTCAGGGACTGAGATCCAAAAG GAGTATACCAGTCCTCCTGTCTTGTCCCTGGCCCAGATAATGGCAGAATTCTATGTTCGCAGACAGATTATACTTAGCAAGTTAGAAGATCAAGATAAAGTCCTTCACCACCACCTCTGTGATCAGAGTGATGAAGAGGAAGACAATATAGGCAGTGAAGAGAAAACCTCATATaa GCATTGCTTGAACCGAACATGGACACAAAATCACACTTCTCTGTACTTCCTTCCTGATGTAAAAGACATAAAATGTCAAGTAGACAAGTCTGGTTTGTCCAATAAACCTGCGCTACAAACTGACACAACCACAG GTGAAGAGATTGACAGCCTCCAGAAAATCCATGTTTTTAACATGCAGAAGTTAAAGGATTCAGAGTTGAGACTCGCTGAGGCTGAGCAAAAAATAAGAGAACTTTCACTTACTATCAAAAGGAAAGAGGACCTCATTAAGGAGTTAGTAAGAACAG GTAAGGATGCTCAGTCTGTAAGCAGGCAGTATTCTCTGAAGATAAGTAAACTGGAGCAAGAAATTGAGCATGCCAAAAGAGAACTATCTGAAACACAAAAGCAGCTTCTGGAGCTGGACAGCAAAGAGCTGAGAGACATTCCTGAGAAAGTTATGTTACAGAAGGAGTGCCAGAAGAAGATGGAGGCAGCTAAGTTGAAAGTGCAG ACcttacagaaaaagcagcaagacaCCAAGAATTTGGCTTCATTATCTAAACAAAGTGAGAGAGAAGCAAGAGAACTTGAGCAGAAAGTGGCTCAGATGAAGCATCAGCAATCCCAGATACAGAAGAGACTGTGTGAGGAGAGTGAAAAGAAGAAGCAACTGGAAGCAGAGCTTCAGCAGGACCAGCAACAAATTAAA GAACTTCAACTTAAGATGGAGCAACAACAAAAGATCCTTAAACTTAAGGATAAAgaaattgctgcttttaaaaagaagaaaaataactcaGTGGAAACTCCACAGAAACTACAG AAACTAGAACAGCAGAAGAAGTGGCTGGatgaagaaatggaaagaattCTTCAACAGCACCAACAGTTAGCAGAACTAGAAgaagatttaaagaaaagagaagccATTGTagcaaaaaaagaagcattatTGCAAGAGAAAAGCCACCTGGAAATCAAGAAACTGAGATCTAGccag GCTTTAAACGAAGATAGTATGAAATTGTCTACCCGCTTAAGTATGCTGAATCAGGAGTTGTGTGATAAAAGTATGCAGCTTCAGGGCAGCACCACTGAAGACAAGTcagatattttggaaaaaattcagTCTCTCCAAATGGAAAGGGATCAGCTGCTCAGAAGGAAAGATAGTATggatgagaaaatgaaagatggTAAAGTGTTGTCAACTGAA GAAGAACATATTCTTTTCCAGCTAGAAGAAGGAATTGAAGCCCTTGCAGCTGCAATTGATTACAAGAATGAAAGTATTCATAATCGCCAGCACTTACTTAGGTCATCTTCTCAGTGTCTTTCACAGAGTGAGCATAATGTCATAGGGAAACTAGTTTCCCTGtctgctgctgagctcagagctATCATCATCAGTTATTTCAACAAG ATTGTTGGCCTACGTGTGTCTGAACGAAAATTACAAGTGCAGATTGAAGAACAGGAAATGAAGTCCatacagcagaaaaacattATGCGTGAATTAGAATCTGCACTTGAACACATCAAGTCGCAGTGTGACAGGCAGCTGACTCACCAGCGCCGAGAACATGAGAAAAAAGTACAGTTTATACTGAATCATTTCAAAG AACAACATAGTGAAGGTGTTGCAGAAACTGTGAAAGGGTATGAAGTGAAAATCCAGCAACTggaaaaagatttatttttctataagaaaaccagcagagagctgaaaaagaaactgaaggGCCTTCTTGGAGAGTCATCTGAATAA
- the KIF27 gene encoding kinesin-like protein KIF27 isoform X2, which produces MEEIPVKVAVRVRPLLSKEILHNHQVCVRLVPNAKQVIIGKDHVFTFDFVFGKNSSQEEVYAVCIKPLLVSLTEGYNATVFAYGQTGSGKTYTIGGDRIESLAVDERGIIPRAIQELFHHISEHRNIDFHVKVSYIEVYKEELRDLLDLESSVKELHIREDEKGNTVIVGAKEFHVECADEVISLLESGNAARHTGTTQMNEHSSRSHAIFTISIHQKQSAEFQKNTDAAQDSIASKFHFVDLAGSERVAKTGNTGERFKESIQINSGLLALGNVISALGDPKRKSVHIPYRDAKITRILKDSLGGNAKTVMITCISPSSLDFDESLNSLKYANRAKNIRNKPVVNYNPEKDRIDEMELEIRLLREALQSQQISNQHLHDVNEEKARISSLEEQLTRLQVQYFSYRNCVDEAFPFLVDLNDDVSLRRSQRDRLQSWITMVEKVRKEALTIQETDAGTETSPVPQHITILQLKRELKKCQQVLVMDEELFSQKNHEVQTLQNQKKTLIQEKKELQEFLKEAQETQRLQTETMVEQQMLIVQLKLKLEKFTDVKSLDFPRAYEDGPAVMAFARTSYSVPVTKNLLRPFHLPSGTEIQKEYTSPPVLSLAQIMAEFYVRRQIILSKLEDQDKVLHHHLCDQSDEEEDNIGSEEKTSYKHCLNRTWTQNHTSLYFLPDVKDIKCQVDKSGLSNKPALQTDTTTGEEIDSLQKIHVFNMQKLKDSELRLAEAEQKIRELSLTIKRKEDLIKELVRTGKDAQSVSRQYSLKISKLEQEIEHAKRELSETQKQLLELDSKELRDIPEKVMLQKECQKKMEAAKLKVQKKQQDTKNLASLSKQSEREARELEQKVAQMKHQQSQIQKRLCEESEKKKQLEAELQQDQQQIKELQLKMEQQQKILKLKDKEIAAFKKKKNNSVETPQKLQKLEQQKKWLDEEMERILQQHQQLAELEEDLKKREAIVAKKEALLQEKSHLEIKKLRSSQALNEDSMKLSTRLSMLNQELCDKSMQLQGSTTEDKSDILEKIQSLQMERDQLLRRKDSMDEKMKDGKVLSTEEEHILFQLEEGIEALAAAIDYKNESIHNRQHLLRSSSQCLSQSEHNVIGKLVSLSAAELRAIIISYFNKIVGLRVSERKLQVQIEEQEMKSIQQKNIMRELESALEHIKSQCDRQLTHQRREHEKKVQFILNHFKEQHSEGVAETVKGYEVKIQQLEKDLFFYKKTSRELKKKLKGLLGESSE; this is translated from the exons ATGGAAGAGATCCCAGTTAAAGTTGCAGTCCGAGTCAGACCTCTACTTTCCAAAGAAATACTTCATAACCACCAAGTCTGTGTCAGATTAGTCCCAAATGCTAAACAAGTTATCATTGGGAAGGACCATGTCTTCacttttgattttgtgtttggcAAAAACTCATCCCAAGAAGAAGTTTATGCTGTTTGCATTAAGCCTCTTCTAGTGTCTCTGACTGAAGGATACAATGCTACAGTGTTTGCTTATGGACAAACTGGTTCTGGGAAGACTTACACCATCGGTGGTGACCGCATTG aatCACTTGCAGTGGATGAAAGGGGTATAATCCCACGGGCTATTCAGGAATTATTTCATCATATTTCTGAACATCGTAATATTGACTTCCATGTGAAGGTATCCTATATAGAGGTTTACAAGGAAGAACTTCGAGATTTGTTGGATTTGGAGAGCTCTGTAAAAGAACTACACATCCGAGAAGATGAGAAGGGAAATACAG TGATTGTCGGTGCCAAGGAATTCCATGTAGAATGTGCAGATGAAGTGATAAGCCTGCTGGAAAGTGGCAATGCAGCTCGTCACACAGGCACAACACAGATGAATGAGCACTCTAGTCGATCTCATGCCATTTTTACCATCAGTATTCATCAGAAGCAGTCTGCAGAGTTTCAGAAAAATACTGATGCTGCACAGGATTCGATTGCTTCAAAGTTTCATTTTGTGGATTTGGCAGGATCAGAGAGAGTAGCAAAGACTGGAAATACTGGTGAACGCTTCAAAGAATCAATTCAAATCAATAGTGGTCTCTTGGCCTTAGGAAATGTCATCAGTGCCCTTGGAGACCCTAAAAGGAAAAGTGTACATATTCCGTACAGGGATGCTAAAATCACTCGTATTCTGAAAGACTCCCTTGGAGGAAATGCCAAGACTGTTATGATAACATGTATAAGTCCATCCTCACTGGACTTTGATGAATCTTTAAATTCCCTCAAATATGCCAACAGAGccaaaaatattagaaataaacCAGTAGTAAATTACAACCCAGAAAAGGACCGAATTGATGAAATGGAACTTGAAATCAGATTGCTTCGGGAAGCTTTGCAGAGCCAGCAGATCAGTAATCAGCATTTACATGATGTTAATGAAGAAAAAGCCCGTATCAGTTCACTTGAGGAACAGCTCACCCGCCTTCAAGTTCAATATTTCAGTTACAGAAATTGTGTAGATGAAGCCTTCCCCTTTCTGGTTGATTTGAATGATGATGTTAGCTTAAGAAGAAGTCAGCGGGACAGGTTGCAGAGCTGGATCACTATGGTAGAGAAAGTAAGGAAGGAAGCTCTCACCATCCAGGAAACTGACGCAGGGACTGAAACCAGCCCAGTACCACAACACATCACAATTCTTCAGCTGAAGAGGGAGCTAAAGAAATGCCAG CAGGTACTAGTTATGGATGAGGAACTATTTAGCCAGAAGAATCATGAAGTGCAGACACTGCAGAACCAGAAAAAGACATTAatacaagaaaagaaagaactacaggaatttttaaaggaGGCTCAAGAAACACAAAGATTACAG aCTGAGACAATGGTGGAACAGCAAATGCTCATTGTTCAGCTAAAACTGAAATTAGAGAAGTTTACAGATGTGAAATCTTTAGATTTCCCAAGGGCTTATGAAGATGGGCCAGCTGTCATGGCATTTGCTAGGACGTCCTATAGTGTCCCAGTGACAAAAAACCTGCTACGCCCCTTTCACCTGCCTTCAGGGACTGAGATCCAAAAG GAGTATACCAGTCCTCCTGTCTTGTCCCTGGCCCAGATAATGGCAGAATTCTATGTTCGCAGACAGATTATACTTAGCAAGTTAGAAGATCAAGATAAAGTCCTTCACCACCACCTCTGTGATCAGAGTGATGAAGAGGAAGACAATATAGGCAGTGAAGAGAAAACCTCATATaa GCATTGCTTGAACCGAACATGGACACAAAATCACACTTCTCTGTACTTCCTTCCTGATGTAAAAGACATAAAATGTCAAGTAGACAAGTCTGGTTTGTCCAATAAACCTGCGCTACAAACTGACACAACCACAG GTGAAGAGATTGACAGCCTCCAGAAAATCCATGTTTTTAACATGCAGAAGTTAAAGGATTCAGAGTTGAGACTCGCTGAGGCTGAGCAAAAAATAAGAGAACTTTCACTTACTATCAAAAGGAAAGAGGACCTCATTAAGGAGTTAGTAAGAACAG GTAAGGATGCTCAGTCTGTAAGCAGGCAGTATTCTCTGAAGATAAGTAAACTGGAGCAAGAAATTGAGCATGCCAAAAGAGAACTATCTGAAACACAAAAGCAGCTTCTGGAGCTGGACAGCAAAGAGCTGAGAGACATTCCTGAGAAAGTTATGTTACAGAAGGAGTGCCAGAAGAAGATGGAGGCAGCTAAGTTGAAAGTGCAG aaaaagcagcaagacaCCAAGAATTTGGCTTCATTATCTAAACAAAGTGAGAGAGAAGCAAGAGAACTTGAGCAGAAAGTGGCTCAGATGAAGCATCAGCAATCCCAGATACAGAAGAGACTGTGTGAGGAGAGTGAAAAGAAGAAGCAACTGGAAGCAGAGCTTCAGCAGGACCAGCAACAAATTAAA GAACTTCAACTTAAGATGGAGCAACAACAAAAGATCCTTAAACTTAAGGATAAAgaaattgctgcttttaaaaagaagaaaaataactcaGTGGAAACTCCACAGAAACTACAG AAACTAGAACAGCAGAAGAAGTGGCTGGatgaagaaatggaaagaattCTTCAACAGCACCAACAGTTAGCAGAACTAGAAgaagatttaaagaaaagagaagccATTGTagcaaaaaaagaagcattatTGCAAGAGAAAAGCCACCTGGAAATCAAGAAACTGAGATCTAGccag GCTTTAAACGAAGATAGTATGAAATTGTCTACCCGCTTAAGTATGCTGAATCAGGAGTTGTGTGATAAAAGTATGCAGCTTCAGGGCAGCACCACTGAAGACAAGTcagatattttggaaaaaattcagTCTCTCCAAATGGAAAGGGATCAGCTGCTCAGAAGGAAAGATAGTATggatgagaaaatgaaagatggTAAAGTGTTGTCAACTGAA GAAGAACATATTCTTTTCCAGCTAGAAGAAGGAATTGAAGCCCTTGCAGCTGCAATTGATTACAAGAATGAAAGTATTCATAATCGCCAGCACTTACTTAGGTCATCTTCTCAGTGTCTTTCACAGAGTGAGCATAATGTCATAGGGAAACTAGTTTCCCTGtctgctgctgagctcagagctATCATCATCAGTTATTTCAACAAG ATTGTTGGCCTACGTGTGTCTGAACGAAAATTACAAGTGCAGATTGAAGAACAGGAAATGAAGTCCatacagcagaaaaacattATGCGTGAATTAGAATCTGCACTTGAACACATCAAGTCGCAGTGTGACAGGCAGCTGACTCACCAGCGCCGAGAACATGAGAAAAAAGTACAGTTTATACTGAATCATTTCAAAG AACAACATAGTGAAGGTGTTGCAGAAACTGTGAAAGGGTATGAAGTGAAAATCCAGCAACTggaaaaagatttatttttctataagaaaaccagcagagagctgaaaaagaaactgaaggGCCTTCTTGGAGAGTCATCTGAATAA